One window of the bacterium genome contains the following:
- a CDS encoding nitronate monooxygenase, with translation MAKDPLRTKLCDMLEVEYPIISFTHCKDVAVSVINSGAFAVLGEAMHTPDEISADIKWIRDRVDGKPFGVDLVLPASVPSSGSLEDLEKNIPETHRAFAQQIKEKYDVPDPKGAIALHQWGGLNQEMARSQLEVLLEERVPVICSGLGSPAFMLDAARERNIKIFGLIGKTRQAKRQIEAGVDAVIAQGYDAAGHTGAMGTFSIVPEVVSIAGDIPVIAAGGITTGRHLAAALCLGASGVWTGTLWLASRESDVDMIVKEKLLAATADDTSYSRCISGMTMRTLKCPWTEEWAKPEAPPVLPAPYQMLLSSDYIQGANDNRREDLMTEAAGQGVGFVTAMKPARQIVFDLVEEALTAIEEVTGELP, from the coding sequence ATGGCCAAGGATCCGCTGCGAACGAAGCTATGCGACATGCTGGAGGTCGAGTACCCGATCATCTCCTTCACCCATTGCAAGGATGTCGCGGTCTCGGTCATCAACTCCGGCGCCTTTGCGGTGCTCGGTGAGGCCATGCACACGCCGGACGAGATCTCGGCCGACATCAAGTGGATCCGTGACCGGGTGGACGGCAAGCCCTTCGGAGTCGACCTGGTGCTGCCCGCCTCGGTTCCATCATCGGGCAGCCTGGAGGATCTGGAGAAGAACATCCCGGAGACGCATCGGGCCTTCGCTCAGCAGATCAAGGAGAAGTACGACGTCCCGGATCCCAAGGGGGCGATCGCACTTCATCAGTGGGGCGGTCTGAACCAGGAGATGGCGCGCAGCCAACTCGAGGTACTGCTCGAAGAGCGCGTGCCCGTGATCTGCTCGGGCCTGGGTAGCCCGGCCTTCATGCTCGACGCCGCCCGGGAGCGCAACATCAAGATCTTCGGCCTGATTGGCAAGACGCGGCAGGCCAAGCGCCAGATCGAAGCCGGCGTGGACGCCGTCATCGCCCAGGGATACGACGCGGCGGGCCACACTGGAGCGATGGGGACCTTCTCGATCGTCCCGGAAGTCGTCTCCATTGCCGGCGACATTCCCGTCATCGCCGCTGGCGGCATCACCACCGGCCGTCACCTGGCAGCCGCCTTGTGCCTGGGCGCCTCCGGAGTCTGGACGGGAACCCTGTGGCTTGCCTCACGGGAATCCGACGTGGACATGATCGTCAAGGAGAAGCTCCTCGCCGCAACGGCCGACGACACCTCCTACTCCCGCTGCATTTCGGGCATGACCATGCGCACCCTGAAATGCCCCTGGACCGAAGAGTGGGCGAAGCCCGAGGCGCCGCCGGTGCTGCCCGCGCCTTATCAGATGCTCCTCAGCTCCGACTACATCCAGGGTGCCAACGACAACCGCCGGGAGGATTTGATGACCGAGGCGGCCGGTCAGGGCGTGGGCTTCGTCACTGCGATGAAGCCGGCCCGCCAGATCGTCTTCGACCTGGTCGAGGAAGCCCTCACCGCCATCGAGGAAGTCACCGGCGAGCTTCCGTGA
- a CDS encoding CoA transferase yields the protein MSRGALEGIKVVELGQRVAAPYCAKLFADYGADVIKVEPPAGDTARCWGPFPNDEPHPEKSGLFHFLNTNKRSVTLDIARSDQRDLLLQLIAGADVLIEDNAPQRMQEWGLDYGTLSALNPDLVMISITPFGQTGPYSGWKGYDLNAFHLTAAGHRYCGTPGNPPLEHGTFAADFFGAATASAWGLAALYGRQQAGGGQQLDVSCAEAITATFVGGQNIGAYVQNGEFGHRTGVGMPLGAPATIVPCKDGHVWMLALEPGQWNGLASVMGNPDWMQLEMFQDMATRAQNADAIYPMIEAWTGEHGKQEIMDRCQEAGCPITAVFDVAEAVQHPHLAERGYLVDLEHAELGRIRSLGAPFKLPDCPGGPERAAPLLGQHNSDVLADLPAVAIGKPTVDSGPATKGAGAPLPLEGIRVANFGWVWAGPVTGQTLGFLGAEVYKIESRSRVDLLRTLPPFAGGVRDPDRSLSNHACWAGNGSVTLDLKREEARDLARQLVAESDVVIENFGPGVIDRLGLGYDDLRKVKQDIVMFSMPAAGLFGPLKDIRTYGLSLTSTTGLDSLTGYFGGPPVPVENAFSDPYNGIMGAFAVLTALRHRDRTGRGQHVDYSQQEAVMQMVGPAFMDYEMNGRVAATLGNRHPLGAAAPHGVFPCAGEDRWISIAVHEDEEWRGLVRAMNKPEWARAPELDSGAGRLERLEAIHEELAAWTPGFDDRELAERLQREGVPAAPVLNVADLLDDPHYQERGTFLSVRHPLGFDETIYGAYVKMSRTPARVETGPIMGRDNDFVFKELLGLPENRYRELVEEQIIH from the coding sequence ATGAGCCGGGGGGCTCTCGAGGGAATCAAGGTCGTCGAGCTGGGTCAGCGTGTGGCGGCGCCCTACTGCGCAAAGCTCTTCGCCGACTACGGAGCCGACGTCATCAAGGTGGAGCCTCCCGCGGGCGACACCGCCCGATGTTGGGGCCCATTCCCGAACGACGAACCCCACCCCGAGAAGAGCGGCCTCTTCCACTTCCTCAACACCAACAAGCGCAGCGTCACCCTCGACATCGCCCGTTCCGACCAACGGGATCTCTTGCTCCAGCTCATCGCCGGCGCCGACGTCCTGATCGAGGACAACGCGCCTCAGCGGATGCAGGAGTGGGGCCTCGACTACGGCACGCTCTCGGCCCTGAACCCGGATCTGGTGATGATCTCGATCACGCCCTTCGGCCAGACCGGCCCCTATTCCGGGTGGAAGGGCTACGACCTGAACGCGTTCCACCTCACCGCAGCTGGCCACCGCTATTGCGGGACGCCGGGAAACCCACCGCTCGAGCACGGCACCTTCGCCGCGGATTTCTTCGGTGCAGCCACGGCCTCGGCATGGGGACTGGCAGCGCTCTACGGCCGACAGCAGGCGGGGGGTGGGCAACAGCTCGATGTGTCTTGTGCCGAGGCGATCACCGCGACCTTCGTCGGCGGCCAGAACATCGGAGCCTACGTCCAGAACGGGGAGTTCGGCCACCGGACCGGCGTAGGGATGCCGCTGGGTGCGCCCGCCACCATCGTACCGTGCAAGGACGGCCACGTCTGGATGCTGGCGCTCGAGCCCGGCCAGTGGAACGGACTCGCGAGCGTGATGGGGAATCCCGACTGGATGCAACTCGAGATGTTCCAGGACATGGCGACACGTGCCCAGAACGCCGATGCGATCTACCCCATGATCGAAGCGTGGACCGGCGAACACGGCAAGCAGGAGATCATGGACCGATGCCAGGAGGCCGGTTGCCCGATCACCGCGGTCTTCGACGTGGCCGAAGCGGTGCAGCATCCACACCTCGCTGAGCGGGGCTATCTCGTCGATCTCGAGCACGCCGAACTGGGCCGGATCCGCAGTCTCGGCGCCCCCTTCAAACTGCCGGACTGCCCAGGCGGACCCGAGCGCGCCGCGCCCCTGCTAGGCCAGCACAACAGTGATGTGCTCGCCGACTTGCCCGCGGTAGCTATCGGGAAACCCACGGTCGACTCCGGACCGGCGACGAAGGGCGCGGGTGCCCCGCTACCCCTGGAGGGAATCCGCGTTGCGAACTTCGGCTGGGTGTGGGCAGGCCCGGTGACCGGCCAGACCCTGGGATTCCTCGGCGCCGAGGTCTACAAGATCGAATCCCGTAGTCGGGTGGACCTGCTCCGGACCCTGCCTCCTTTCGCCGGGGGTGTTCGCGACCCGGATCGGAGCCTCTCGAACCACGCCTGCTGGGCGGGCAACGGCAGCGTGACACTCGACCTCAAACGCGAAGAGGCCCGAGATCTCGCCCGCCAACTCGTCGCAGAGTCGGATGTGGTGATCGAGAACTTCGGACCCGGCGTGATCGACCGGCTCGGCCTCGGCTACGACGATCTCCGCAAGGTCAAACAAGACATCGTCATGTTCTCGATGCCAGCGGCGGGCTTGTTCGGCCCCCTCAAGGACATCCGAACCTACGGCCTCAGCCTGACCAGCACGACAGGCCTCGACAGCTTGACCGGCTACTTCGGCGGCCCGCCGGTGCCGGTCGAGAACGCGTTCTCGGACCCGTACAACGGCATCATGGGCGCCTTTGCCGTCCTCACCGCGCTACGACATCGCGACCGGACTGGTCGAGGCCAGCACGTGGACTACTCCCAGCAGGAAGCCGTGATGCAGATGGTCGGACCGGCCTTCATGGACTACGAGATGAATGGAAGGGTGGCAGCGACGCTGGGCAACCGGCACCCCCTCGGCGCGGCTGCGCCTCATGGCGTGTTCCCCTGTGCAGGTGAAGATCGCTGGATCAGCATTGCCGTGCACGAGGACGAAGAATGGCGCGGCCTCGTTCGGGCCATGAACAAGCCCGAATGGGCCCGGGCTCCCGAACTCGACAGCGGCGCGGGAAGGCTCGAGCGGCTGGAAGCGATCCACGAGGAGCTGGCCGCGTGGACTCCCGGCTTCGACGATCGCGAGTTGGCGGAGAGGCTCCAACGAGAAGGCGTCCCCGCCGCACCGGTACTGAACGTCGCCGACCTCCTCGATGATCCACACTACCAGGAACGCGGCACCTTCCTATCGGTCCGGCATCCGCTGGGCTTCGACGAGACGATCTACGGCGCCTACGTGAAGATGAGTCGCACCCCGGCACGGGTAGAGACCGGCCCCATCATGGGCAGAGACAACGACTTCGTTTTCAAGGAACTGCTCGGTCTTCCCGAGAACCGCTACCGCGAGCTCGTCGAAGAGCAGATCATCCACTGA
- a CDS encoding FAD-dependent oxidoreductase, translating into MGRAAAVRPLRDIPAWDDEADVIVVGLGAAGACAALEARSADADTLVLERASGGGGTSALSTGQIYLGGGTPIQEKCGFEDSPDEMYAYLMASCGPGADERKIRLFCDDCVEHFHWLVGQGVPFKESFYGDGSYTPTDDCLSYSGSELAHPYPDIARPAPRGHTVQQETIEAGGMLMRRLLDAVNGCGARIQVDTLCETLILDEEHRVVGVVARVDGSLRHYRARRGVILTAGGFINNTEMVERYAPLLRKCKMRLACDGDDGRGIRMGMGAGADVIRMETASIVLPFTVPKSLIQGVMVNRQGQRFINEDAYQTVVGEAALHGQGGQVYLIVDDAIYETPFPPTEIAAVGETFEELERELGFAEGSLQSTLELYNRGAQRGEDPVYQKAAAHLVPLVHPPFAALDYSTETAIWAVFTMGGLRTTPDGAVLTPDGDVISGLFAAGRTTSGLAAQGYSSGLSLADGTFFGRRAGRAAAGEGG; encoded by the coding sequence ATGGGACGCGCCGCAGCCGTTCGGCCGCTGCGCGACATACCCGCGTGGGACGACGAGGCCGACGTCATCGTGGTGGGGCTCGGTGCCGCCGGGGCCTGTGCGGCGCTCGAGGCGAGGAGCGCCGACGCCGACACCCTGGTGCTCGAGCGGGCCAGTGGAGGAGGGGGTACGTCGGCGCTCTCCACCGGCCAGATCTACCTGGGTGGTGGCACGCCGATCCAGGAGAAGTGCGGATTCGAGGATTCGCCGGACGAGATGTACGCGTACCTGATGGCGTCATGCGGCCCCGGCGCCGACGAAAGGAAGATCCGGCTCTTCTGTGACGATTGCGTGGAGCACTTTCACTGGCTCGTCGGCCAGGGCGTCCCGTTCAAGGAATCCTTCTACGGCGACGGATCCTACACGCCGACCGACGATTGCTTGAGCTACTCGGGAAGCGAACTCGCGCACCCCTACCCGGACATTGCGAGGCCGGCGCCCCGCGGCCACACCGTGCAGCAGGAGACCATCGAGGCAGGGGGCATGTTGATGCGACGGCTGCTCGATGCCGTGAATGGCTGCGGCGCGCGGATCCAGGTGGATACGTTATGCGAGACGCTGATCTTGGATGAGGAGCACAGGGTCGTGGGCGTGGTGGCGCGGGTGGATGGAAGCCTTCGCCACTACCGGGCTCGCCGTGGCGTGATCCTCACCGCAGGCGGCTTCATCAACAACACCGAGATGGTCGAGCGCTACGCGCCGCTCCTCCGGAAGTGCAAGATGCGTCTGGCCTGCGATGGCGACGACGGGCGGGGCATCCGCATGGGAATGGGCGCAGGAGCGGATGTCATTCGCATGGAGACCGCCAGCATCGTGCTGCCGTTCACGGTGCCCAAATCCCTGATCCAGGGTGTGATGGTGAACCGCCAGGGCCAGCGCTTCATCAACGAAGACGCCTATCAGACCGTCGTCGGTGAGGCGGCGCTTCACGGTCAAGGCGGGCAGGTCTACTTGATCGTCGATGACGCCATCTACGAGACACCGTTCCCGCCGACGGAGATCGCTGCCGTAGGTGAGACCTTCGAGGAGCTGGAGCGAGAGCTTGGCTTTGCGGAGGGAAGTCTCCAGAGCACGCTCGAACTCTACAACCGCGGTGCCCAGCGAGGGGAGGATCCGGTCTACCAGAAAGCTGCGGCTCACCTGGTCCCGCTGGTCCACCCGCCGTTCGCGGCTCTCGACTACTCCACCGAAACGGCGATCTGGGCCGTCTTCACCATGGGGGGGCTGCGCACGACGCCCGACGGGGCCGTCCTCACTCCGGATGGGGATGTCATCTCGGGGCTCTTTGCCGCGGGTCGGACGACCTCGGGCCTGGCCGCCCAGGGTTACAGCAGTGGGCTGTCTCTCGCAGACGGCACCTTCTTCGGCCGCCGTGCCGGCCGCGCGGCCGCAGGGGAGGGCGGGTGA